Part of the Neoarius graeffei isolate fNeoGra1 chromosome 15, fNeoGra1.pri, whole genome shotgun sequence genome is shown below.
CCTGAAGGCGCAGGGgaacgaccctctcattcactgggaagAACTCCGATGTCAGGGTGCCAAActgggggggctaccaatagccccacccctgcccggcaCCACTCACCCTTGgtaactccagcatagaagagagtccaacccctctccaggaaattggttccagagcccaagctatacgttgaggtgagcccaactatatctagttgataccgctcaacctcacgctcaagctcaggctcctttcccaccagagaggtgacattccatgtcccaaaagccagttttgtcagccagggatcagtacaccagggcctccgcctttggctgccacccgatccacaacgcactggacccttacggcacctcctgcggATGGTAGGTCCACAAGAGAGTGGTTCTGTGTTGCTCATTTGGGCTGGGTCTGGCCAGGCCACCAGGCATTCACTGATGAGCCCCTCtcacaggcctggctccagggtggggccccggtatccctggtccAGGCAAGGGTAATCGGATACCTGTTTTTCCTTTCATAAGGGTCATTCTGAACCactctttgtctgacctctcatctaggacctgtttgccttgggagaccctaccaggggcaaatgccccaacaacatagctcctagagtccctgaggcactcaaacccctccaccacgttaAGGTGGCAATTCAAGTCGGGGACTTAAAAATTTAAATTGTTTTAATTGATTGGAGCACAAGAATGCATTTTTCAATCAAGTTCATTTCCACAAAACTTCCATAAATGGGTAGTTGATTACAGTAACGCTATAAGCACATTTCCCTATATTAATGCAGTCATTTATCTGGAGACACTAAACTATTAAATCTGCCATGAGATCATATTTGTGAATTTTGAGGCAAataattttgttgttgttgttttcccccAAACATCTAGACATTTCCTGAACTGATTTTTAAGCTCTTAATTTAATCAAGTGTCATAATTTAAGAGTGCCATAATTACTGCAATTATGTAAATTAAACATTTGTGGTCATATAAATTAttttccaattgcacactttattGTAAAACTATAAAATAGCAAATTGCTTGTATTTCTTGCTCAGTCCCTTTTTATATACTCAGGAAAAGGCGCTTGGAAATTCATTAGCTGAATTCGAAGGCTCttcttttaaataaaaacaaataacttGATATGTGATTAAacatacatcaaaatcaaattgAAATGAATgattatatataaaaatacagtaactcaTCATTTCATATATCTAGCAATTGTAGAAATAaatgaaagggggaaaaacaAGACACATCATTTATTAGAACTGATTTGTCATCCTGCTTTGATGAATAAGCAACTACACAGGCAGTTCAGTGGTCTTTAACATTGGCAACTAATATCCACTGCATAGCTATTTTGGAAAATGGTGGCTATGTTAAGTAAAAACAGAGGtgttgctaaaaaaaaatctaaccaaTCACTAACATCTGTTACCTCATGTATATGAAAGATGTCAGTTAGTACTTTCCTCTGAGTTCAGCTTTCTTGTAATATAGTATGAATGGCATGGATGTCTCAGAGATAACACATGCCATAAAGCCCTCAACCTCTCTGATTGGTGAGAGGAGAACTAGCTAAAATGCATTAGCTAGTTTAGCTAGTTTATTAAGCTATTGGTACTGTCCATATTACTGCTGTATAGTTACATTTGTTTTTGTGTAGCTCTTAGTAATTAACATTATGGCACCCTTTGCTAATTTATCATTTTGTTGCATTTGGTTTTTTTGCATCACCACTTGCAATGGGTATTCAGGGATATAATGGAGGCTACCTACTGCTACTTAACACATATTCATAGTTTCACATTGGCACTTTATAAAACATTTTTATGGTCTAATGAAAAATTCATAAATAATTATACATAAAAGTCagttttgcttgcttgcttatttattttaaCATTGTGAAAAAATGTGCTTTGTCCCCCCCTCATATTCTTGGAATGCTGTGCCTGTCTGATGTAATACAGTGCATATGTTTTGCTAAATAAGTTAATTTTATGTACTTTCATAATTTACAGCCAAAGGAACTCCAGCATGTAATGCTACACCAGAAAACCACCTGATTAAACTGCCTTTAGACTGCAAACAGCCAGGCACAAAATCCAAGTGGTATAATGCTGGTCGCTGTATTAACAACAAATGTCCTGGGTCACTGGACTTTGATCTACGATGCAAAGATTCATCTAGTTTCTGCTGTGGGGTGAAGCAAATGGAAACAAAGGAGATCAACTGTGGTAGCTACATTCTTCCAATAAAGGTTGTGACTGAATGCAGTTGTCAAAAATGTGTACAGCCCAAAATTCTGGTACGAGGTAGAGTGGTTGCTGCAGACAATAATGAGCCCTTACGATTTGGACACATTTTCATAGGAAAGGAACGAATAGGAATCACAGGTTATCAGGGTGGGTTCACAGTTCAGGTGCCCTCTGACACCCAGCGTCTGGTAGTGAACTTTGTGGACCCATCTCAAAAGTTCTTAGACACTCTCAAAGTGTTTGTTTTTGATAAGAAGGGTGGTTCAGTTTACCATGATGTAAAAGTAATGCGAAAGCAGGAACCAATTGACATCAACGCTGCAGACAGCAATACAATTTACCTAGGTGAAATAAAAGGGGAGGAGCCCATTGGTCAACTGGTCATACCTCCCAACTCTTTCCACAAAGACAATGGGGAAATGTATGAAGGCATGGTTAAAGCAAGTGTCACTTTCTTTGATCCACGCAACATCACAACAGCTGCGGCTATTCCAGGAGACTTGAACTTTGTGGGTGATGAAGGTGATATGCTTCCTTTGAGGACATATGGGATGTTTTCTCTTGATTTCAGAGATGAGGAAAATCGGGAGATCCTTGGGGCCGGTGAAGTCCAGGTGCTCCTTGACACAGAACATGTCACAATGCCAGAACATATACCTACTATGAAATTGTGGTCTCTCAATCCAGTCACAGGTATTTGGGAGGAAGAGAGTAATTTTCAGCCTACTCAGGTTGCCACTGGTGGAAATgggaggaaaaaaagagaagagcgCACTTTCCTGATAGGAAACATGGAAATCAGAGAGCGTAGACTGTTCAACTTGGATGTACCTGAAAATCGCCGCTGCTACGTTAAGGTTCGGGCATACATGAGTGACAAATTCTTGCCTACTGAGCAACTTGAAGGTGTAGTGATCAATCTTATAAACCTGGAGCCGAGACCTGGATACTCATCAAATCCTAGAGCTTGGGGACGTTTTGACAGTGTGATAACAGGACCAAATGGAGCTTGTCTTCCAGCCTTCTGTGATGCTCAGAGACCTGATGCATACACAGCCTATGTCACAGCCACAATGGGAGGTGAAGAACTTGAAGCAGCCCCATCTACACCAAAAATGAATCCTAACATCATTGGTGTATTACAACCATACTTAGACAAATTAGATTATCAGCGATCAGACCATGATGATCCCGCACTCAAAAAAACTGCCTTCAGAATAAATTTAGCCAAGCCAAATCCAAATAATCTGGATGAAACCAATGGACCAATATATCCTTATCAAAGCCTAATCTCATGTGAAAATGCACCCATTGATGCAAATCATTTCCGTTTCTTCCGTGTGGAGAAGGACAAATATGAGTACAATGTGGTACCTTTTCAGGAAAATGATCTCACAACTTGGACTGGGGACTACCTTTCATGGTGGCCAAACCCACAGGAGTTCAGGGCTTGCTATATCAAAGTTAAGGTCCATGGGGAGCTAGAAGTTATGGTCAGGTCAAAGAACTTTGGTGGTACCCATTCTCAGACTAGGGGTCAGTTGTATGGAATTAGGGACATACGCAGCACTCGTGATTTGAAACATCCGAACACCTCTGCTGCTTGCTTGGAGTTCAAATGTAGTGGAATGCTTTTTGACCAAGGTGCTGTTGACCGGTCTCTAATTAATGTTCTTCCACAAGGAAACTGTCGGCGAATAGGCATCAACAGTCTTCTGCAAGAATACCTTATAAAGCACCCACCTCTTCTACAGAACAATGAGTCTCATGCATTTACCATGTTATCACCTGTAGACCCACTGGGCCATAACTATGGAATATACACTGTCACAGACCAGAACCCACGCGTTGCCAAAGAGATTGCCATAGGACGCTGTTTTGATGGTACCTCAGATGGTTTCTCAAGGGAGATGAAATCAGATTCTGGAGTGGCTCTAACTTtcagctgtccaaaaagaactgtAAACCGTGAGAGCCTGTTCCAGCGCTTGCAAACAAATCCTGGCCAAACCTTGGCACAAATGGCTCGGGACATGAGGCAATCACAAGGAACACAGGTCCAAAGAGGGTCAGCCCAGGTGGTGGCATATCCTTCTGACCAACAGGGCAGGATCCAGACCCGCAGAGTTAGCAACAGCAGCAGGAGGAGAACACCTGCTACACGGACCCAACAGGGGCAGTAGAGCTGCCTAAATGTGAGTATactgcattatttatttatttatttaatttttttaaatgaaaatttaATTGTGCCACTAAGTGGGACTTAACTTATTTTTCTTTTCATCTCTGTAAAGGTTGTTAGGAAGATGCTGGCTGAAGACACTCACAGAAACGATGGAAGTGACAAACTTGGTCAGTCTGGATATTAGACACTTAGTGTTTTCTGAGCCAAGTTCCATTATTTTTGTTATAAAATCACTCTGAACATGTTCTCTCCAGTTTTCTGATGGGAACCATTATTTACATGCTTCCTCATTCCCCCAAAATTACTTGATACAATAGAAATGTCTTTAATGTTCAGAATGGACACTTTTATTTATTAGTTATCAAAAATTATCAATGCAAGTACATTGTTTCAGCCTTTTTGGATCTTACATTTATAACATTTAAATTTAAGATTAACATAATATGTTGTAACTCTGTAATGAGCTTAGATGTACATAAAGAAGGTTCTTGTTATTCTGTTATTCACTGTAGGAGTGATGCATGTGGTTTAGTGGACAAGAGCCTTAATGAAGCAGAAATGATGCTAGTCTGGCTCCCCCTTTTTCCAAATTAGCATATTAATAGCCCAAATGTAACTCAACCATACTTCAGTTTGACCAAAGTACAACTAGACTAAGCCAAAGAAAGCAAATTTCGCTGGCAGTCTAAACAGAACCTGTGTTGAAATTTTGGATAGACTAACTAAATAATACAGTAGGTTTGGAATTGTGTTGGACAGTTCCACCTTCTAAAAAACTCCAAACTACCTCctgaatcttaaaaaaaaaaaaaaaaaagtagtagtgtATTGTTTAAAATTCTACATCATCTCAATCACATCAGTAAAGTGTAGCATGGTAAATTCAGTGGTTTGTACATAGGTTATAGTATATTGTTCCTTAtgggtgtctgtctgtctcttgacGTGCAATAATTCTGACAATGACTTGAGAGCCCTAACCAAATAAAATCTGCTATATGCACTAGGACTGTTAATAATTGAGCTAATCTCTATGCAAGTTTTAGTTTGTTTCACAAACTATGTATTGCCAGCTTGTTATTTATTTCTAAGGAATCTCAGCATCCTACAAGACCCAAGTACATTTTTTAAAGAGTGTTCTTTTGATGGACATTTTGCATTGCTTCAGCTTAACTGAATTAGAGATTTTTCACAGTTTACAatgaaaataaacacattttaccTGAAGCGATAATCTCCTTATGTGTATCTAAAGTAAATACACATTTAGTTCACCCTATGAACAATTACTGAAGAATCTGGATAATCTGGATGGTATAGAAATAGTTATTTTCATTGGAAGTAAACTAGAGTTAGTTTACTTTGACATATAGACCAGTGGACTGCATTCATTCCAGCTGCAGTTCCTCATCATTACTGGCTGATTTTCTATTATattgaaaataaagaaaatagtATGAAATATTCAAAACTATGAAGCAGGACAACAAGAAAGAAGGTCATTCATATAATGAGAGGATAATCTCTTCTGTCAGCACTAACTAACAACAACGGTACAGTTTTCTACCTATAAATAACATTTACCTGGCTATACTATACTATATGTTCAAAACATAATATGGTTTTAGGTgggttttttccccatttttttttcttatgcgTGTTAGCAAGCAGGTGGGCTCGAGCTTTAAAATCTTCCCCCCATACCTGAAACCAAAGCCCTTGGTAGCACTTATTCCCCACAGACAGTTTAACAATCATAACATGCTAATTGGATATTTTACTTGTGAGTCACATATCACTTCATGAGGTAACGTTGTTTGTGTTTACACTGGGTCTGCCTGAATCCCAAGAGTCCCAAGAAACAATAATAAATCAGATTTGAAAAAGCACAGAGAAAGCATTGTTCACACTGTACATCAAATGCATTCAAGCAATACAATCTAGAATACAATCAGTATCTGGTAGTattaaattatttctataattaaGTATAGTAGAAACATGGATTCTGTGCCTGTTCGATTTGTTTAGCATTTTAAAGTTTGGTTACTTCCAAAATGGAGAAAATAGCTTTTAAATATTCCATTTCAACTCCACTGAAAGACTCTGTGCCTACCCCAAGTTTATAAATGGAAATAAGCTATGATTATTAATATTATCCAAGGTCtcaacatctgaggtaaaagggcAAATTTATCTTTGAATCTACATCATTAAGCGTATCTTTGCAAACCTCTTGCCCAGCTAGCTAATCCTCCTTGCTACAGTGGATATTTGAGGTACTTTAGTTCACAGTAAAATATCTAGTAATCTGGGACCTAAGGTGTCTGGTACCAAGCCTACCATAGAATTTATCGATTGTGTCAGGAAGTACTACTAAAAGAAAGGGAGAACTCTTCAATATTTTTGTTATGTACATTAAATCCTCACTTTCCATCCTGACCATGAGAGTGCAGGGGACAACTGAGCAAAACAACCAGAAAAATAATTTTACTTCATGGCTTGTGAATGGCAGAAAAGTCAGTCTGACTGTCTGCAGAGTCCAGGGTGTTGACAGGCTGAGTTGTTAATGTGTCCCACTGGCCCAAATATAATCATGGACATTGTGAATTATAGGAAAAATATTCAAGACATTTCTTAATTTGTACAGGATTTTAACAAGGATGGTCAGTGCTCATTTTTTTAAGCTTAGAATTTGCGTCATATGTTTTTCAGAGATCAGAGATCGTTTAACAGCTCGGGGATTCAGAATATTTCTTGGCTTAATTGTAATGCAAATGCGTCACCAAAAAGGAAATAGTGAGCTTTAACCAAAATCTTAAGTGATTTATACAAGCTGAACGTATAAAGAAAATAACAtaaaatagaaaaatctgaaggtAACAGTTGAGATTATTTTTGTCATGACCTGGCTAAGCTGCCTACTGTAGCATTCTCCACTGTATGCATTACATTTACAGCCTATTGGAATATTGAGATAATAACCAATTACActgatacaaaacagaaatggtaacTTGGACTCCTCTTAGTTTTCAAAATCCCTTGAGCCATGAGTGCAAGCACATGTCCTTTCTCAATTGTCTGGCTGGTTTCAGACAGACTATAACTTATCCAAGAATATCCTTTGACCAAATGTGCTTCAGGTAATTTCACCACTGCCTAGCATATAATGTAAGTTATATGGCTGCCAGTTTAGTTTGGAAAGAAATCTCTGGTTGTAATAAAAGCATTTTATCGTTCTCTGGAATTTCCTGTAAATCtttgtcatctcatctctttGTATAACTTATATTGCATGGCAATCCCCATCTTTTGATCAAATAATATGTGTTACGTGATTATTGCAATGTCtgttcacattaactgtaaataaaggtttcttatgaTCACATTTACTCGTCATACTTTGAGTTGCAATCCTGACACAGTATTAAAATTCAGTCTCAATTTAAACAATTATACAAACCAAATTAATTACACCCAACATGAGGtatttcaaatctcatctcatcatctctagccgctttatccttctacagggtcgcaggcaagctggagcctatcccagctgactacgggcgaaaggtggggtacaccctggacaagtcgccaggtcatcacagggctgacacatagacacagacaaccattcacattcacacctacggtcaatttagaatcaccagttaacctaacctgcatgtctttggactgtgggggaaaccggagcacccagaggaaacccacacggacacggggagaacatgcaaactccacacagaaaggccctcgccggccacggggctcgaacccagaccttcttgctgtgaggcgacagcgctaaccactacaccaccgtgccgcccctggtatttcaaatatatagtataaatatatagAATGTGGCCCAACACTAAATgaggttactgttaccaccctgcaGTTGTTAATTTTTCTGCAACAGAATATCCCAAAGTGTATTATTCCTTTAATACCACAGCAATTGAGCGATGACAATTTGTCATTTTGCTGTTTTACCTCTGACTTTTACATAGTACCAACACTGAAGATTCCTTCCAAAATGCTAAATACACATCTCACAGGAAACTTCaattatgtgtcagtcctgcgcgctttgGCGCACACCAGAAGGTCTCTCGGGTGCGCTCCAGACTGCGCGCACGCCAAGCAGACGCTCGTATGCGCGCTGTTAATGATGCACACCTGCGcttgattaaggtgcaatcaatgcacctatataaagactgtttaAACGCAcgctcagtgcgaagtattgtgtgACATTTGTACACATTACCggacccggcgccgtggggggggggcgaaagggggcgtcgccccctcgtggctacagccccgccccctcaacggagactcagatcacttaattgttttcttatgaaaatataatgtattatagacgtattaataatttgcattttcaaatacgaaatattaagtggttgcgcattgcacaaaaatacatttcacataaatcactactaaaactggcacggtagaacaaatctgattggttgttatgacacttacaagtgcactgtctctgcaatatcctgtaatatgcagtcaagtttacgggagtagtctttccccaccgaattaaacgaattcaatcacaatattgtgaatccattttctttctttaggctaagtttatctccgtttatgttggtgtatgtgttcatatatggtccgctttgtgcgcaaatagcgtaagaatatgtgtcgttgacgtcaccccccatgcagcgggtgtgaaaattcatcacttcagagtgtttagtcccctacacgcctaaactgggatcgcggattaagtggttagcgttgactcggtgcgagtcaggaaggctattactggtgcggccgcggggtctgttgatttttttaaattatgattttggccgccgagccaagtaccttagacttgcattgacattttgttttcatgccgcggagctatttgtatgtattttaaatgtaaaggacttgcctgtaggtttgtgtgtgttgttttatgtttggcatccttccggttgtaccgcgtgtctgtgagaaaatcggaggggaggggtaacaggtgggcacgggggctgataaagcgcaactgccctggtaatatgtcacatgattttcccggactaaagcaaccttcggggccgtggttttgtggttggcgcagttaattgtttgaaacacgttgtcagaccgccatcactactacacactatatgaaaaatatttgcccccttgcgatttctaattgcccccttagtaaactgttcctggcggcgGGCctgcacattaccgagccttatttttcATGTAGATTTCCTGGGTTTCTGATTCCTGTGCCTATTCCTTGTTTCTGTTTTTCTCTGTGCCTGttatagtctgtttgtgcctcgcctgaccttttGCTCGTTTCCCGTTCATGAgattgcctgctgatttggattgtttgcctgtttgtcacttattattaataaaacgatattcagcacttacatccgtctactACCAATCCCTGACAATACTTCGCCGAAAGATGGATGTAGCAGAGGTTACCCGGTTCGCCATTCCACGCAGCTACCGGATTCCCTTTTCTCAGCCCCTAGTCTTTTATTTCCGGctgtgttttggaatggccgtccCGGCACCCTATTATGGAATATATCACCCTAGgggattcagcctgcagtgtgacatTTTTCTATGCAGACCTCGAAGAGCTCAAGCCACCAGAACCAATCTGGGTAAGCATCATGATCACTTTGATTGCTGGACAAGCACACCAATGGGTGGAGTACCTCATCCGAGTAGAGCACCTTTGTCTTCAGAGCTCACAGACTTTTCTAGACATGCTCTGGTTCATCCATGAGTCCTTAGAGAAAGAAGACCCCCATGAAATTTTTTGGGCGGGGGCTATCCCGTCTGAGTCTgacgcagcagcagcagcagaggaggccgttgctccagagctccctccagtggctgacac
Proteins encoded:
- the cilp2 gene encoding cartilage intermediate layer protein 1, which produces MRKWTWVALILCTLFALALAQGSSHNSSQLRKVSHRTRNKKLTYNSILEPQTTGVTEWTSWFNIDHPGGNGDYERLEAIRFYYRERVCARPVAMEVRTTEWVPASDTGEVVHSSLEKGFWCINKEQPYGRICSNYHVRFQCPPVQTYWTNWSEWGPCSTTACDDAGIQVRRRKCMSTQPLSKLVTPACPGPHAERRECSTPPCQAKWNQWGTWSTCSVTCGKGRRTRRRTCSSRSSDTIHCRGRPVEAQKCGNIPCPAVCQLVCPEGRPNEDCSHCICEGQTLQGEVLSVTGVPVSGANVAVADQPKVIRAQTDDKGLLKIHGMCSGPETQLLISKEKFAPATVPVFRNNSENLWVRAFLRSSEKPYILKHPEDKVRYEGQRVTFCCKATGTPAPDKYYWYHNGTLLDQKLYKYDGDLVLRDLKPKQTGMYYCKANSLTGTIKSNPALLTVFAKGTPACNATPENHLIKLPLDCKQPGTKSKWYNAGRCINNKCPGSLDFDLRCKDSSSFCCGVKQMETKEINCGSYILPIKVVTECSCQKCVQPKILVRGRVVAADNNEPLRFGHIFIGKERIGITGYQGGFTVQVPSDTQRLVVNFVDPSQKFLDTLKVFVFDKKGGSVYHDVKVMRKQEPIDINAADSNTIYLGEIKGEEPIGQLVIPPNSFHKDNGEMYEGMVKASVTFFDPRNITTAAAIPGDLNFVGDEGDMLPLRTYGMFSLDFRDEENREILGAGEVQVLLDTEHVTMPEHIPTMKLWSLNPVTGIWEEESNFQPTQVATGGNGRKKREERTFLIGNMEIRERRLFNLDVPENRRCYVKVRAYMSDKFLPTEQLEGVVINLINLEPRPGYSSNPRAWGRFDSVITGPNGACLPAFCDAQRPDAYTAYVTATMGGEELEAAPSTPKMNPNIIGVLQPYLDKLDYQRSDHDDPALKKTAFRINLAKPNPNNLDETNGPIYPYQSLISCENAPIDANHFRFFRVEKDKYEYNVVPFQENDLTTWTGDYLSWWPNPQEFRACYIKVKVHGELEVMVRSKNFGGTHSQTRGQLYGIRDIRSTRDLKHPNTSAACLEFKCSGMLFDQGAVDRSLINVLPQGNCRRIGINSLLQEYLIKHPPLLQNNESHAFTMLSPVDPLGHNYGIYTVTDQNPRVAKEIAIGRCFDGTSDGFSREMKSDSGVALTFSCPKRTVNRESLFQRLQTNPGQTLAQMARDMRQSQGTQVQRGSAQVVAYPSDQQGRIQTRRVSNSSRRRTPATRTQQGQ